The region AGTTTGGTGGAGAGAGGACTAGAGGTTTAATTGCGCCTCTTGATAAGATGAGAACTTGAGTTGGGgactttaatattgtttttcaACAGCTTAGCTGGTCTGAACCTGAGCTTGGGAGCTAGACTAGTTGCTTTCTTCATTTATTTGCACCATGTTATTGTGTCTATTAGTACAAGCAATGATGTTGAGTGGCCTAAATAGCACCCCCATATTGTAAAAACATGACTTTTATAGGATCTTTTCCTGTTATAGCGAGCACATGAAAGGTGTCGAGATTGTTGCATGAATGATCAGTAACACATAGTTCACCTTGCTTCGTCATCTGCTGACTATTTGGTAAGGAATACATTTTCATGGAGCTACTATGGTCAAATGCTGGAAACGACTATTTCGTGCATTTACCTTCCTAATCAAGTAAATTCCCAAATGCGATAGTAATTTGCTATGGCCTACAAGTATAATCCCCACCCAAACAGGAGACCTTTTGTAGAGCAAAGTTTTGTTTCTACATCATTGCTATCTATAGTAgaaatgtcaaatttgattgtgTTTGTTGTCATGGTAATTTTCAGGGCTGTTACTTGTTACATCCATATATATCTCAACGTTTTGAGCATTTATCTTTCTTCATTTGTTTAGGCGTTTGTATTAGCTAAGGATTACTAGTTTCTAAAAGGGCTCAAATGCGCTCATGCATCTGAATATCTGATCTGTATTGGTTTGTGCAGCTTGGCGAGGTTAAAGCCAGAAACACGAGCAAATCGGAGGACAGGACAGCTAAAATGCTCAGCAAAGATTGCCAGCTGATGGGTCTAACATGGCTTCTCAACAAAAACCGATCTGCATATTTTCATACAGTGTCTGCGGTCTTGAGAGCCCTAATGATGAGCACCGACGAGGGTTCTGGTCCCCGTTCCTGCACCCTCAACAGCGATGGCATGCCCCTTGCAGTCGACTCGTcacaaatcaacaatcaatCTTCTTCTGCTATTCTGCAAATATCACGCTACTCCTGCATTTTCCCTCTGCTTCTGTTTTACATACCTCTCGTGATTTCATTTCCCCATTTTAGAAAATCGTAATCTCTGCTTCTCACCTTCATATCATAGTTCTTGCTTCCTCACGACGTAGGATGAATCTGCTTcgggttgtattttttttgttcttttgaaTTAGTACTAGTGCTAGTGAAATTGCAACCTTTTGGCTCATTCAGCAACTGCAGATTTGCTGTTGTAGTCCTAAACTTGCTGCtgtaaattttattgtttctgCAAACTTCATGTCTTGTGCTCATGGCGAAAACCATTTCATTTGGTGCTTATAAGCACTGTCTAGCTATACCCCTTTCGAGAGACTGTTGGTCTTTTACTGGCTTTCGTCCAACAATTTTCTTCCCACTATCCGTCATAATTACACAGTTTTTACACTTAGCAAAGGACGCACGGCGCGAGgagtaatttcatttctttattataccattacattttttagagaaaatatgttataattttccCTTCAGGCTTCCATCCAATAATTTTCTAAGTCACGATTGTTGGATTTTGCCATACACCCACTTCCACCTAACATGTACATATGAGAGGTCAGgaaacaattttatttctttattatatcGTCACATTTTCGAAAGACAAAATGTTGTACTTGTTCCAGGGGCTTTGGCCCAATAATTCCCGAGTTATTAATTAAGTTTATATCACTCAATCTTCGGTGGACCAATAAGCACCGGTAGCAGTTTCAGTAAAAATCTACGGACCTATTATAAGCACAGTAGCAGTTtctgtaaaattaaaaaaaaaaaaaaaatcagttcattttggCGGGAAAAATAActaattgtatttaattttaataatttagaataaaagcgaaggaaaaaaattaagaaaagttggaaaaattcatgattaaatTGACTGTTGACATCTGTTTGGCTTGGAGAAATTCATGATTAAATCCGATTATTAGTGataataatttaatgataacaaaattttgtttcaattttatcATTTTCGTTCTGATTTCGTGATCGTATCGTCACCGGCGAGTTTGGAAACTGTTTCACAATGCTGAGCTGCATGAAAACGGAGCTGAAGGAGACGTACGCTTGCGTGCCGTCGACGGAGCGTGGGCGGGGAATCCTCATCTCCGGAGATCCGAAATCGAATTCCGTCCTTTTCTGCAACGGGCGATCCGTGATTCTCTGGCGCCTCGATCGCCCGCTCCAGGTCGCCGTCTACGCCGAGCACGCCTACAATGTCACCGTCGCCCGCTACTCCCCCAACAGTGAGTGGATCGCCTCTGGCGATATCTCCGGCATCGTCCGCATCTGGGGCACCCGCAATGAATTCGTTCTCAAAAACGAGTACCGAGTGCTCTCCGGCCGTATCGATGATCTCCAGTGGTCCCCCGATGGAATGCGTATCGTTGCCTGCGGTGATGGAAAGGGCAAATCGTTCGTACGCGCCTTCATGTGAGTGAGTTTGTATTTCATTTAATAATCATGGAACTGAACGTTATATTTTGGGAAtccttttaaatatttttcataaaatgttgAATCTCCAATTGCAAAGACTCTATACACCGATCCAACAGAGCGtttgagaggatgtaaatcatggtagcTCAATAGCTCGATAGACAAGGGCCAAATGCCTGTGCACAAGGAATCTGTCACTTTGAGCGTAATCCGGTAACTGAATCTGTCACTTTGAGCGTAATCCCCTACTATCGTTACCAGTTTCGAACCTTACTCTAGTTTTTCAAATGCTGCCTACTGAACACACAAAAGGCGGCGAAATCTCCTAGTCCCGGGCCCACACTCTGAACCGACCGGATAGTGGAGATTAAATCACCCTGACTCAACTATCGTTAGGTGGGAGGACCAGTGACCAGTGCCATAAGAGTCCTTTTAAATACTCTTATTAGAAATGGCAGTATGTACTGTATATGAAGCATTTCCAGAGCGTATTTTGCATGTCTTACACTAAAGCCAAAACCAGTTGAGATAACAAAGAAACCATTCAATCATTAATCATATGCTAGAAGGATGACTGGATGAGCCatggaacatttttttttgcacatGTTACTCTCTCTAAGTGAGTTTATGTTTTAATGTTGTTTATAATCTATGTTGTTCTGCATGGAACTTGTACTAATTCTCTCTTGTTGTATCTTATTAACATTTTGGAATAACTTGTTTGAGTTTCTCTATAGACATTGTTGAATCATTAACAAAGTTTGGTTTCCTTCTTTATGAACTATATTCATAGGTGGGATTCAGGTTCAAACGTGGGAGAATTTGATGGCCACTCAAGGAGAGTTCTGAGTTGTTCATTTAAGCCGACAAGACCTTTCCGTATTGCATCGTGTGGAGAAGATTTCTTGGTGAACTTTTATGAAGGACCACCTTTTAAGTTCAAGCAATCTCTAAGGTTTCTTATCCTTCCCATTGTGATAATCAGAGCTTTTCTAGGTCTTCCCCTTTATGTATAgctaaaatgaaaattattaagATGACAAGAATCTATGCATTTTTGTTTTGGGATTGAATCTTTAGTCCAATTGCTTAGAAGTGCATGTAGCTGTCAATCAACTGAGTGCCACCAAAATCTTtgatgaataaaattgaaagcCAAAAATTGACTGCCAGAATGAATGGCTATTGTATTAGTAGGCGACATCACTGGTTCTGGACTGAGAGAGGATTGCTTATTCATTTTGTCTTAGATATGGTTTCATAGTATGGTTGTGAACCACTTACCTAATAGACATTTACTTTTACATTTATTGAATCAACTTGGAATGAAGGAAAGAACTTTCAGAAATATTGGTTATGCATATTGCCTAGATGCCCAGCTTAGAGTTACATGCTTAAATATACTTCTTGTGAGTTACAGGGTGATATCAGAAGGAAAAGGTAAGGGGAAACAAGccttctagtaaagttgagtcACCAATGTAGTTTCATTGTTCATGAATCATGATCAATCTTCCTTTTTAATATAAGCAAGGCTATGTCAAGTGAAAAGAAAACTAAAGGAGATTTTTAATTTCAGCTCACATTcaacaaaatgtaatattactgGCTAGTCTTTGAACCCTACAACTTGGATTATTTCATGCTAAGTGAGTGAGGCCATTTTAATCTCACACTCAATTGAGTTTATTAATTGTCGGTTTTCAACTGCAGACATCATTCAAATTTTGTTAACTGTTTGCGGTTCTCTCCGGATGGTAACAAATTCATTAGTGTAAGCTCTGACAAGAAGGGCATACTCTATGATGCCAAAACAGGAGAAAAAATGGGCGAGTTATCTTCTGAAGATGGTCACCAAGGCAGTATATATGCTGTAACTTGGAGCCCCGATAGTAAACAGGTAATTTcaatgctttttatttttagagctTGCTAAGAACTTAGAACAAATTAAATCTAAGGCCATTGAAATCAGAAGTATGCTAATGTGCTTTCCACTATTTTGCAAAACATGCTCCATGTGTACATTCAGCATGTTATTTTTTCTCACTTTCGTTCTTCGATGCCTTTTTTTAAGAGCAGTAATAAAAAGAGGATCAATGACATAAATATCTTGCTCTTTCTCTCCTTGTAATTCTCAAGTcatccatttttaatttttatctcgTCTGCCAATACCTTTTCATGCTTTTTCTTGTAAGTTCAGGTGCTAACTGTGTCGGCTGACAAGTTTGCAAAAATATGGGACATATCTGAGGATGGAAATGGGAAGGTGAATAAAACATTATCTTGTCCTGGCTCTGGTGGAGTTGAAGACATGCTAGTTGGGTGTCTCTGGCAGAATGATTATCTTGTAATTGTTTCTCTTGGTGGTACAATCTCCATCTATTCTGCAAGTGATCTGGACAAAGATCCTATGTCTTTCTCTGGACACTTAAAGAATGCTAATTCATTAGTTGTGCTGAAAAGTGACCCAAAACTTATATTAACTAGCAGCTTcgataatttaattgttaaatgGATTCAAGGCACTGGTTACTGTGGAAAATTAGAGAAGAAGGTGAATTCCCAGATCAAATGTTTGGTAGCTGCTGGAGGACAACTTGCTTCATTTGGATTCAACAATAAAGTGAGTAGAGTTCTGAAGTTTACTTTGTTTACATGCAAGATACATACTTGCTCACAGTACAGACAAATCCTGTCAACCTTTATCAAGTTTAgtttcctaattatttttcaagagGATTATAAAAAATGCAATGTCTTCTCCAATATATTGTAGCCTTTCTTTCTATTAGAACAAACTATGAAGTACTTCCTCCAAGGCTTGGCTATAATAAGCAAGATATAAAGATTGTGCACATCTTAGTTTTGTCGTTGGAAATGATGTTAGTTCTTTGATTTAGTATATCGTTTGACTTCTGTGCCTGGATCAGATTTGGAGAGCATCTCTTGAAGGAGGTCAATGCTGCAATGAAAATGAAGTTGATGTTGGAAATCAACCAAAGGACGTGAGCCTTGCTCTTGATTCACCCGAGCTGGCTATAGTTACGATTGAGACAGGCGTAGTTCTCCTTCGCGGGACAAATGTGTTGTCAACCACCAACC is a window of Ipomoea triloba cultivar NCNSP0323 chromosome 11, ASM357664v1 DNA encoding:
- the LOC115997249 gene encoding actin-interacting protein 1-2-like, producing MLSCMKTELKETYACVPSTERGRGILISGDPKSNSVLFCNGRSVILWRLDRPLQVAVYAEHAYNVTVARYSPNSEWIASGDISGIVRIWGTRNEFVLKNEYRVLSGRIDDLQWSPDGMRIVACGDGKGKSFVRAFMWDSGSNVGEFDGHSRRVLSCSFKPTRPFRIASCGEDFLVNFYEGPPFKFKQSLRHHSNFVNCLRFSPDGNKFISVSSDKKGILYDAKTGEKMGELSSEDGHQGSIYAVTWSPDSKQVLTVSADKFAKIWDISEDGNGKVNKTLSCPGSGGVEDMLVGCLWQNDYLVIVSLGGTISIYSASDLDKDPMSFSGHLKNANSLVVLKSDPKLILTSSFDNLIVKWIQGTGYCGKLEKKVNSQIKCLVAAGGQLASFGFNNKIWRASLEGGQCCNENEVDVGNQPKDVSLALDSPELAIVTIETGVVLLRGTNVLSTTNLGFTVTACAISPDGTEAIIGAQDGKLRVYSVTGNTLKEQAILEKHRGPITVIRYSPDVSMFASADANREAVVWDRATREMKLKDMLYHTARINCLAWSPDSTKVATGALDTHVIIYELSKPPSDRTTIKGAHLGGVYGLSFTDDHSVVSSGEDACVRVWTLTPP